One Halioglobus japonicus DNA segment encodes these proteins:
- a CDS encoding ABC transporter permease yields MNAQEQYRAFMTILRKEVRRYMRIWTQTLLPSAITMSLYFVIFGSLIGSRIGDMGGFSYMQFVVPGLIMMAIVTNSYANVVSSFFGSKFNHSVEELLVSPTPNYIILMGYVVGGVTRGLLVALVVTIVSFFFTGMQIHSVSIVIAIVLMTSTLFALAGFINAVYANSFDDISIVPTFVLTPLTYLGGVFYSMDLLPEFWANVSKLNPLVYVVNAFRYGVLGVSDVSVGFAFGMIAVFTVLAFVYCMHLLNTGKRLRQ; encoded by the coding sequence GTGAACGCACAGGAACAGTATCGCGCTTTCATGACTATCCTGCGCAAGGAAGTGCGCCGCTACATGCGCATTTGGACGCAGACACTGCTGCCCTCGGCCATTACCATGTCGCTGTATTTTGTTATTTTTGGCTCACTCATCGGTTCGCGTATCGGCGATATGGGTGGGTTCAGCTACATGCAGTTTGTGGTGCCCGGCCTGATTATGATGGCGATTGTCACCAACTCCTATGCCAATGTGGTCTCATCATTTTTCGGTTCCAAGTTTAATCACAGCGTCGAAGAGCTACTGGTATCCCCCACGCCCAACTACATTATTCTCATGGGCTATGTCGTGGGCGGTGTAACCCGTGGTTTGCTCGTGGCGCTGGTGGTCACGATCGTTTCGTTCTTCTTCACCGGCATGCAGATTCACAGTGTTTCGATCGTGATTGCCATCGTGTTAATGACCTCGACCTTGTTCGCGCTGGCCGGGTTTATCAATGCAGTGTATGCAAACAGCTTCGATGATATTTCGATTGTTCCCACGTTCGTACTCACACCCCTGACGTATCTGGGGGGCGTGTTTTACTCGATGGACCTGTTGCCTGAGTTCTGGGCAAATGTGTCCAAGCTGAACCCGTTGGTGTATGTGGTTAATGCATTCCGCTATGGCGTGCTTGGAGTCTCTGATGTGAGTGTTGGATTCGCTTTTGGAATGATCGCGGTGTTCACAGTGCTGGCATTTGTCTACTGCATGCACTTGTTGAACACTGGCAAGCGCTTGAGGCAGTGA
- the queF gene encoding NADPH-dependent 7-cyano-7-deazaguanine reductase QueF (Catalyzes the NADPH-dependent reduction of 7-cyano-7-deazaguanine (preQ0) to 7-aminomethyl-7-deazaguanine (preQ1) in queuosine biosynthesis), producing MADELEGLLLGKTTPVVDTYSPELLFPIPRSQGRAAIGVATPLPFHGADIWHAYEVSWLNDRGVPQVRVGKFRIPCESPNLVESKSFKLYLNSLNSTRYASEEAVCEVIVRDVSAAAGARVYLELLGPDNHALAGTSLEGSCIDDAPIDVVAGEPDPTRLKVGQCVIEERLYSHLLRSLCPVTGQPDWATVWIDYTGPTLDRTALLEYIVAYRNHQEFHEQCVERMFIDILAHCRPQRLQIQAFYTRRGGMDINPFRSTEAGAQPLPRLNRQ from the coding sequence ATGGCTGATGAATTGGAAGGCCTGTTGTTGGGCAAGACCACGCCAGTTGTCGATACCTACAGCCCCGAATTACTTTTCCCGATACCGCGCAGCCAGGGCAGGGCGGCGATTGGCGTGGCCACCCCGTTGCCGTTCCACGGTGCGGATATCTGGCATGCTTACGAGGTTTCCTGGCTAAACGATCGCGGTGTGCCCCAGGTCCGGGTGGGCAAGTTCAGGATTCCCTGTGAATCGCCTAACCTGGTGGAATCGAAGTCCTTCAAGCTTTACCTGAATTCGCTCAACAGTACCCGCTACGCGTCTGAGGAGGCCGTGTGTGAAGTGATAGTGCGCGATGTCAGCGCAGCCGCTGGTGCCCGCGTTTATCTGGAGCTTCTGGGTCCCGATAACCACGCGCTTGCCGGTACAAGCCTTGAGGGCAGCTGTATTGATGATGCCCCGATTGACGTGGTCGCCGGCGAACCCGATCCGACCCGATTGAAGGTGGGGCAGTGCGTCATTGAAGAACGTCTCTACAGCCACTTGCTGCGTTCACTGTGCCCAGTCACCGGACAGCCCGACTGGGCGACCGTCTGGATCGACTATACAGGGCCAACTCTGGATCGCACAGCGCTGCTTGAGTACATCGTGGCGTATCGCAATCACCAGGAATTTCACGAGCAGTGTGTTGAGCGTATGTTCATCGACATTCTGGCCCATTGCCGGCCGCAGCGGCTACAAATACAGGCGTTTTACACCCGCCGCGGCGGTATGGATATCAACCCGTTTCGCAGCACTGAAGCCGGCGCTCAGCCCCTGCCGAGGCTCAACCGCCAGTAG
- a CDS encoding serine hydrolase domain-containing protein — MKKILVIALVLIALPLIALHRLDISPLGLGEAMTMGTGMTAKLGCSGIHLSGFSDDEILDDLASYSPAAKAISLRRIDATTVEADINGMSVTRARYIPGLGCALELPGMIDRDALAVPVIAATEGPKQAVDTQLQSIVDAVMAEDNVAGLDTRALYVLRDGELVAEAYRDGISAATPLLGWSMAKSVTAMMLARMEALGLAATSSANLFPEWRDDERRDITLLNLLQMSSGLAFEEVYGPGSDATRMLFTVVDASAVPLAQPQEHPPASHFAYSSGTTNLLARYAQLQLGAAPQAAIDFWSTQLAGPLGLAGTTFEMDPSGIFVGSSYLYAPARDWARLGQLMLDDGRLGDQQLLPAGWVARATAPNSSSNDPRYGYQFWLNRGTKEPRWPALEPGAYAMMGNRGQVVMMLPEHNAVVVRLGWSATEYPYSQQLGRIQAAL; from the coding sequence GTGAAAAAAATTCTCGTTATTGCCCTGGTACTCATCGCATTGCCACTCATTGCTCTGCATCGTTTGGACATAAGCCCGCTCGGCCTTGGCGAGGCCATGACCATGGGTACGGGCATGACGGCCAAACTTGGGTGCTCTGGAATACATCTGTCCGGCTTCAGTGACGATGAAATCCTCGATGACCTGGCGAGCTATTCACCGGCGGCCAAAGCGATTTCTTTGCGACGCATTGATGCGACAACGGTAGAGGCGGATATTAACGGTATGAGTGTTACGCGGGCCCGGTATATTCCCGGTCTCGGGTGTGCGCTTGAGCTACCGGGTATGATTGATCGCGACGCTCTTGCCGTCCCTGTTATAGCAGCTACTGAAGGGCCGAAGCAGGCCGTTGATACGCAACTGCAGTCTATTGTGGATGCGGTTATGGCCGAGGACAACGTTGCAGGCCTGGATACCCGTGCGCTCTATGTGCTGCGTGATGGCGAGCTGGTGGCCGAGGCCTACCGTGATGGCATTAGCGCGGCAACGCCGCTGCTGGGGTGGTCCATGGCCAAGAGCGTGACCGCGATGATGCTGGCTAGAATGGAAGCGCTGGGGCTGGCGGCGACCTCATCCGCAAACCTCTTTCCCGAGTGGCGCGACGACGAGCGGCGCGACATTACCTTGCTCAATCTCCTGCAGATGTCTTCCGGCCTCGCCTTTGAGGAGGTTTATGGGCCGGGTTCTGACGCCACTCGCATGCTATTTACGGTGGTCGACGCGTCGGCTGTTCCCCTGGCTCAGCCGCAGGAGCATCCCCCGGCAAGCCATTTCGCTTATTCCTCGGGCACCACCAATCTTCTGGCGCGCTATGCCCAACTCCAATTGGGGGCAGCCCCCCAGGCTGCTATTGATTTCTGGTCAACGCAACTGGCCGGGCCTCTGGGGCTGGCAGGGACTACCTTTGAAATGGACCCCTCGGGTATTTTTGTGGGCAGTTCCTACCTGTACGCACCTGCGCGGGATTGGGCGCGCCTGGGGCAGCTGATGCTGGATGATGGCAGGCTGGGCGATCAACAATTATTGCCCGCGGGCTGGGTGGCCAGAGCCACGGCGCCTAACAGCAGCAGCAATGATCCTCGCTATGGCTACCAGTTCTGGCTTAATCGCGGTACCAAGGAGCCTCGCTGGCCCGCACTGGAGCCCGGCGCTTACGCCATGATGGGTAATCGCGGCCAGGTTGTCATGATGCTGCCTGAGCACAACGCGGTGGTAGTGCGGCTGGGTTGGAGCGCCACCGAATATCCCTACAGTCAGCAACTGGGGCGTATTCAGGCGGCGCTCTGA
- a CDS encoding LLM class F420-dependent oxidoreductase, protein MAKISLGLNLGYWGALCPGENHTVMAQEAERLGYDSVWMAESWGNDCFTPLAWIGAQTSTIRLGTSIAQLSARTPAACAMATLAIDALSGGRFSLGLGVSGPQVVEGWYGQPYSKPVTRTREYVDIVRKILAREAPVTSDGEFYPLPYDGPGSWGMGKPLKPITHPIRKDVPIFIGAEGPKNVTQTAEIADGWLPLYYSPYRQDVYADQLTAAKPGFEICPTVLVNINDDMEQALYPVKAMLGFYIGGMGSAKRNFHKELMARMGFPDEADEVQRLFLEGKRDEAIAAVPDQFADDISLAGPKDRIKERLVDWENSPVTTMLVNGDVNFLREMAELAL, encoded by the coding sequence ATGGCAAAAATCTCTCTAGGACTTAACCTCGGCTACTGGGGTGCATTGTGCCCCGGCGAAAACCACACCGTTATGGCTCAGGAGGCCGAGCGCCTCGGCTACGATTCAGTTTGGATGGCCGAGAGCTGGGGCAACGACTGCTTTACGCCTCTGGCGTGGATTGGTGCCCAGACTTCAACCATTCGTCTGGGCACGTCGATCGCCCAGCTCTCCGCGCGCACGCCCGCGGCCTGCGCCATGGCAACCCTGGCAATTGATGCTTTGTCTGGTGGCCGATTTAGCCTCGGTCTGGGTGTTTCCGGCCCGCAGGTGGTTGAAGGCTGGTATGGCCAGCCCTACTCGAAGCCTGTCACCCGCACCCGCGAGTATGTCGACATTGTCCGTAAGATTCTTGCGCGCGAAGCGCCCGTGACCAGCGATGGCGAGTTCTATCCGCTCCCCTATGATGGACCTGGTTCCTGGGGCATGGGCAAACCGCTGAAACCGATTACCCACCCGATTCGCAAGGACGTACCGATTTTCATTGGCGCTGAGGGCCCGAAGAACGTCACCCAGACCGCCGAAATTGCCGACGGCTGGCTGCCCCTGTACTACTCGCCCTATCGCCAGGATGTCTACGCCGATCAGCTGACCGCGGCTAAGCCGGGCTTTGAAATCTGCCCCACGGTGTTGGTGAACATCAACGACGATATGGAACAGGCCCTGTATCCGGTTAAAGCCATGCTCGGCTTCTACATCGGCGGTATGGGCTCAGCCAAGCGCAATTTCCACAAAGAACTGATGGCGAGAATGGGCTTTCCAGATGAGGCTGACGAGGTTCAGCGCCTGTTCCTGGAAGGTAAGCGAGACGAAGCCATCGCCGCTGTCCCGGACCAGTTCGCCGACGACATTTCCCTGGCCGGCCCGAAAGACCGGATCAAGGAGCGACTGGTGGACTGGGAAAACTCCCCGGTGACCACCATGCTCGTAAACGGCGATGTGAACTTCCTGCGCGAGATGGCCGAACTCGCACTCTAA
- the moaC gene encoding cyclic pyranopterin monophosphate synthase MoaC, whose translation MANLTHINDQGAAHMVDVGDKRETQRVAVASGRVLMSAETLGLLRDNSFAKGDVLAVARIAGIQAAKKCADLIPLCHPLMLNAVEVSFELDEAAGAVNIEGRCKVSGKTGVEMEALTAVSVAALTIYDMCKAVDKAMIIDSVCLQEKQGGKSGDWIRQHD comes from the coding sequence ATGGCAAATCTTACCCACATCAATGATCAGGGTGCCGCTCACATGGTAGATGTGGGGGACAAGCGCGAGACCCAGCGGGTGGCCGTTGCCAGCGGCCGCGTGCTGATGTCTGCCGAGACGTTGGGCCTGTTGCGCGACAACAGTTTTGCCAAGGGAGATGTACTCGCAGTTGCGCGCATCGCCGGTATCCAGGCAGCGAAGAAATGTGCCGATCTGATTCCGCTGTGCCATCCATTGATGTTGAACGCTGTCGAGGTCAGCTTTGAACTCGACGAAGCCGCAGGCGCAGTGAATATCGAAGGGCGCTGCAAGGTGTCCGGTAAAACCGGGGTGGAAATGGAAGCCCTGACGGCAGTCTCAGTCGCGGCATTGACGATATACGACATGTGTAAAGCCGTCGACAAGGCCATGATCATCGATAGCGTTTGCCTCCAGGAGAAGCAGGGCGGTAAATCCGGCGACTGGATCCGACAGCATGATTAA